The Geobacillus stearothermophilus ATCC 12980 genome contains a region encoding:
- the ahpC gene encoding alkyl hydroperoxide reductase subunit C: MSLVGKKVQPFRAQAYHNGEFIEVTEQDFMGKWSIVCFYPADFTFVCPTELEDLQDHYATFKELGVEVYSVSTDTHFTHKAWHDTSPAISKIEYVMIGDPSHQLSRMFDVLDEEQGLAQRGTFIIDPDGVIQAVEINADGIGRNASTLIDKIKAAQYVRNHPGEVCPAKWKEGAETLKPNLDLVGKI, translated from the coding sequence ATGTCACTCGTAGGGAAAAAAGTGCAACCATTCCGTGCCCAAGCGTATCACAACGGCGAATTCATCGAAGTGACAGAGCAAGACTTCATGGGAAAATGGAGCATCGTTTGCTTCTATCCAGCGGACTTTACGTTCGTCTGCCCGACGGAGCTCGAAGATTTGCAAGACCACTACGCGACGTTCAAAGAACTTGGCGTAGAAGTGTACTCGGTTTCGACCGACACTCACTTTACTCATAAAGCATGGCACGATACATCGCCAGCCATCAGCAAAATCGAATACGTGATGATCGGCGATCCTTCGCATCAACTGTCGCGCATGTTTGATGTGCTCGATGAAGAACAAGGATTGGCGCAGCGCGGCACGTTCATCATTGATCCAGACGGCGTCATTCAAGCGGTGGAAATCAATGCGGACGGCATCGGCCGCAACGCCAGCACGCTGATTGATAAAATTAAAGCGGCCCAATACGTGCGCAACCATCCGGGTGAAGTCTGCCCGGCGAAATGGAAAGAAGGAGCGGAAACACTGAAGCCAAACCTAGATCTCGTCGGCAAAATTTAA
- the ahpF gene encoding alkyl hydroperoxide reductase subunit F codes for MLLDADIKAQLAQYLQLLENDIVLTVSAGDDNVSRDMLALIDELTAMSPKIKVEKAKLERTPSFSVNRVGENTGITFAGVPLGHEFTSLILALLQVSGRPPKVSQDVVDRIQQIRGKHHFETYVSLTCHNCPDVVQALNIMSVLNPDISHTMIDGAAFKEEAEQKGIMAVPTVFLNGKLFASGRMSLEDILAKLGSAPDASSFANKEPFDVLVIGGGPAGATAAIYAARKGIRTGIVAERFGGQILDTLGIENFISVKYTEGPKLAASIEEHVKQYNVDIMSSQRAKRLEKKDLIEVELENGAVLKSKTVVIATGARWRNLGVPGEEEFKNKGVAYCPHCDGPLFEGKHVAVIGGGNSGVEAAIDLAGIASHVTLLEFAPELKADAVLQNRLYSLPNVTVIKNAQTTEITGTDKVNGLTYIDRETGEEHHIELQGVFVQIGLVPNTEWLGETVERNRFGEIIVDKRGATNIEGVFAAGDCTDSAYKQIIISMGSGATAALSAFDYLIRH; via the coding sequence ATGCTGTTGGATGCTGACATCAAGGCGCAACTAGCTCAGTATTTGCAATTGCTTGAAAATGATATTGTCTTGACGGTAAGCGCGGGAGACGACAACGTTTCCCGCGATATGCTTGCTTTAATCGATGAATTAACGGCGATGTCGCCGAAAATCAAAGTGGAAAAAGCGAAGCTGGAACGAACGCCAAGCTTCAGCGTCAACCGGGTCGGCGAAAACACCGGCATCACCTTCGCCGGCGTGCCGCTCGGCCATGAATTTACGTCCCTCATTTTGGCGCTGCTTCAAGTGAGCGGGCGGCCGCCGAAAGTCAGCCAAGACGTCGTGGACCGCATTCAACAAATCAGAGGCAAACATCATTTTGAAACGTACGTCAGCCTGACCTGCCACAACTGCCCGGACGTCGTGCAAGCGCTCAACATTATGAGCGTGTTGAACCCAGATATTTCGCATACGATGATCGACGGGGCGGCGTTTAAAGAAGAAGCGGAGCAAAAAGGGATTATGGCCGTACCGACGGTGTTTTTAAACGGCAAACTGTTCGCGAGCGGCCGCATGTCGCTTGAAGATATCCTCGCCAAATTAGGGAGTGCTCCGGACGCTTCTTCCTTCGCCAACAAAGAGCCGTTTGATGTGCTGGTGATCGGCGGCGGCCCTGCAGGTGCGACAGCAGCCATTTACGCAGCGCGCAAAGGCATTCGCACTGGCATTGTCGCGGAGCGCTTCGGCGGACAAATTTTAGATACGCTCGGCATTGAAAACTTTATCAGCGTCAAATATACGGAAGGACCGAAGCTTGCGGCCAGCATTGAAGAACATGTAAAGCAATACAACGTCGACATCATGAGCTCGCAGCGGGCAAAACGGCTCGAGAAAAAAGACTTGATTGAAGTCGAGCTGGAAAACGGCGCTGTGTTGAAAAGCAAAACCGTTGTCATCGCAACGGGCGCCCGTTGGCGCAACCTTGGCGTGCCGGGCGAGGAAGAGTTCAAAAACAAAGGGGTCGCCTATTGCCCGCACTGCGACGGCCCGCTGTTCGAAGGGAAGCACGTGGCGGTCATCGGCGGCGGGAACTCTGGAGTCGAAGCGGCGATTGACCTCGCTGGCATCGCCAGCCATGTGACGCTGCTGGAGTTCGCCCCTGAACTCAAGGCGGATGCTGTGTTGCAAAACCGGTTGTACAGCCTGCCGAACGTAACGGTGATAAAAAACGCGCAAACGACGGAAATCACCGGCACGGACAAAGTCAACGGCTTGACGTACATTGACCGGGAAACAGGAGAAGAACATCATATCGAATTGCAAGGCGTGTTCGTGCAAATCGGCCTTGTTCCGAACACCGAATGGTTGGGAGAAACGGTGGAACGGAATCGCTTCGGTGAAATTATCGTCGATAAACGCGGCGCGACGAACATTGAAGGCGTCTTTGCCGCGGGCGACTGCACGGACAGCGCCTATAAGCAAATCATTATCTCGATGGGCTCGGGTGCAACCGCGGCGTTAAGCGCGTTTGATTACTTGATTCGCCATTAA